TTCTTTTAGAACTTCGTCCAGAGATTTGACCGTGACCCCTATTTTTTTTGCATAATCTTCATTAATGAACGGATCATAACAGATCACTTTCATGCCCAGACCTTGGGCATAAGCAGCGACGCGGCTTCCGATCTTGCCAATTCCGACAATACCGAGTATTTTATTATAAAGCTCGCTTCCCATAAATTTACTTTTTTCCCACTTCTTTCCCTTTAACGAGGCTACCGCCTGCGGAATATTACGCGACAGCGCCATCATCATGGCAAAGGTGTGCTCGGCGGCAGCGATAGTGTTTCCATCCGGAGAGTTGACCACTATAATGCCTTTTTTTGTCGCAGCCGGCACATCTATATTGTCCACGCCTACTCCTGCCCTTCCGATTATCTTCATCTTTTTTGCGGCATCTATTATTTTTGCGGTGACTTTGGTCTCCGACCTGACCATCATTCCGTCGTAATCTCCTATGATCGCCAAAAGCTGGTCCTCAGTACAACCGGTCTTTACATCCACTTCAAAACCGGCTGCTTTCAGTTTTTCGATGCCTTCAGGCGCGGCTTTATCCGCTATAAGGACTTTCATGCCATAGCCTCCTCTGCCGCCGCGACCCCGGCCCCCTTCTTGACGCTTGATCCGAGTTCGATCTCGAGCGCCGCAAGAGCTGCTATGACCTCCATCTTATCGATATAACCGAGATGGCCTATCCTGAAAAGCTTTCCTTTGAGATCTTCCTGCCCGCCCGCGAGGACTATGCCGTATTTTTCGCGCATCGCTTTTCTGAGCTTATCCGCTTCTATACCGTCCGGAGGGAATACCGGCGTCACCGCTTTTGAAGCTATGCTTTCATCGTTCACGAGAAGTTTCAGCCCCAAAGCTTTTACTCCTGCGCGGACTGCTTTCGCAAGTTTTTCATGCCTTGCATAAATATTTTCTATTCCTTCTTCTTTTAACATCCTTATCGCTTCCTGCATCGCATAAATAATTGATACTGCCGGCGTCCAGGGGGTCTCGCCTATCTCCGCGAATTTCATCGCCTGCTTGAAATCAAAATAGAACCGCGGCATCTTGGCTTTCTCGTTTGCGGCCCATGCTTTTTTGTTGACCGACACGAATGCCAGCCCCGGGGGGACCATGAAAGCTTTCTGGGAACCGGACACGACGACATCGAGTCCCCACTCATCCGTTTTAAGAGGCGCCGTCAAAAGCCCTGATACCGCGTCGACGATCATCAATGCGCCGTGCTTGTTGACCAGTTGAGCTACTGACTTCACGTCGTTAAGAACGCCCGTGGATGTTTCGTTCTGCTGAATAAGGACCGCCTTTATCACTTTTGCTTTGTCTTCGTTGAGTTTCTGTTCGACAGTTTTAAGGTCGACCGCTTTTCCTCTTTCGAATTTCACCTCGTCTACATCAGCGCCGTAAGCGCGCGCTATCTTGGCGAACCTGTTTCCGAACGCCCCGATGTTCAGTGACAACACCTTGTCTCCCGGGGACAGAAAGTTGACTATCGCGGCTTCCATTCCGCCCGTACCGGAAGTCGTGAGCGTTATTATATCGTTCTGCGTCTGATAAGCCCACTTCACGCCTTCAACTATTTCTTTTATGATACTGGAGAACGAAGGCCCTCTGTGATTTATCATCTGCTTGTTCATCGCGGACAGGACTCGGGTCGGGACTGGGGTCGGGCCGGGGATCATCAGATACTCTTTGAATGCCATTTTATTTTTCCTTTCTAAAATTGGGGATATTTTTATTATATAATATCTATACTCAACGGGTCAATGAGGGTAAAGCGAAAATCGTAAACTCTAGCCAGGAATTGTTCTGCCTATCGCATCTCAACCAAACCCAAAAATTTTTGCGCCGGAAAAGGCGTAAAGGGACAAAGACAAAAGGTGTTAACCCAAGTCCTCGGCGAGGCGGAAACCGAGAACGCTGCTCTGATCCCCCGGTCTGTCGTTGTTCCGGTACGCAGCATCCAGCGTATTAGAATCGTTGTTATACCAGGAACCGCCGCGCAACACCTTATTAATGCCATTTTTCGGTCCTTTAGGATTTGTCAAATCATTTACGTTATATCCACTCGCATACCAATCCTGTACCCATTCCCATACATTACCCGCCATATCAAATATCCCTGAAGGCGTTGCGCCCGTAGGGAATTTGTTGACAGGAGTTGTTCCTCTGTTATTGAAATTAA
This Candidatus Saganbacteria bacterium DNA region includes the following protein-coding sequences:
- a CDS encoding alanine--glyoxylate aminotransferase family protein, producing the protein MAFKEYLMIPGPTPVPTRVLSAMNKQMINHRGPSFSSIIKEIVEGVKWAYQTQNDIITLTTSGTGGMEAAIVNFLSPGDKVLSLNIGAFGNRFAKIARAYGADVDEVKFERGKAVDLKTVEQKLNEDKAKVIKAVLIQQNETSTGVLNDVKSVAQLVNKHGALMIVDAVSGLLTAPLKTDEWGLDVVVSGSQKAFMVPPGLAFVSVNKKAWAANEKAKMPRFYFDFKQAMKFAEIGETPWTPAVSIIYAMQEAIRMLKEEGIENIYARHEKLAKAVRAGVKALGLKLLVNDESIASKAVTPVFPPDGIEADKLRKAMREKYGIVLAGGQEDLKGKLFRIGHLGYIDKMEVIAALAALEIELGSSVKKGAGVAAAEEAMA
- a CDS encoding SUMF1/EgtB/PvdO family nonheme iron enzyme; translated protein: KFLMETTGRKFGLLTEAQWEFAARGTEGRIYPWGNESYEGRVNFNNRGTTPVNKFPTGATPSGIFDMAGNVWEWVQDWYASGYNVNDLTNPKGPKNGINKVLRGGSWYNNDSNTLDAAYRNNDRPGDQSSVLGFRLAEDLG